From a region of the Solanum stenotomum isolate F172 chromosome 2, ASM1918654v1, whole genome shotgun sequence genome:
- the LOC125856099 gene encoding uncharacterized protein LOC125856099, translating to MVTKKRAVSFKDDDRLQHCSAISTMSLVQTKADPNAFTIPCTIGLLHLAKALCYLGASINLMLLFIYQRLGLGDPKPTAMRLLMANRIVKRPICVLHDLLMKVELFIFPATKQSSEIQSVSAITYRVENGSEVQIEERLGVEALAAVMMNFESDDIEEYDELDATVDRCEYRSKPKKLELDMKNRESPPARPSVEEAPKLELKALPLHLSYVFLGREDTLPIIIAADLNGRQVEALCVPKKGGITVVPNERNVLVPMRPVTGWRIALVSGQTHIQMDRAIFAQKSALPWRG from the exons atggtgacaaagaaaagggcCGTGAGCTtcaaagatgatgatagattgcaacattgtagtgctataTCTACAATGTCCCTTGTGCAGACGAAGGCGGATCCTAATGCCTTCACTATTCCATGTACCATCGGGTTGTTGCATTTAGCTAAGGCGTTGTGttatcttggtgctagcattaaTCTGATGCTATTGTTTATTTACCAGAGGTTGGGTCTGGGAGATCCAAAACCAACTGCGATGCGGTTGCTCATGGCCAATAGAattgtgaagaggcccatttgTGTGCTCCACGATTTACTAATGAAAGTGGAGTTGTTCATCTTTCCg gcCACGAAGCAGAGTAGTGAGATCCAATCGGTATCTGCAATAACATATAGAGTTGAGAATGGGTCTGAAGTGCAGATTGAAGAGAGATTGGGTGTTGAAGCACTAGCAGCGGTTATGATGAACTTTGAGAGTGATGatattgaagaatatgatgagttaGACGCCACAGTTGATAGGTGTGAATATCGTTCGAAACCGAAGAAGttggagttagacatgaaaaatCGTGAGTCCCCACCCGCAAGACCATCTGTTgaggaggcaccgaaattggagcttaaggctctaccattACATTTGAGTTATGTATTTTTGGGAAGAGAGGATACTTTACCGatcatcattgcggcagatttgaatGGGCGACAAGTTGAGGCATTG tgtgtgcccaagaaaggtgggattactgtggttcctaatgagAGAAACGTGCTTGTTCCGATGCGGcccgtgactggatggaga atTGCGCTTGTTTCCGGGCAAACTCAcatccaaatggaccgggccatttttgctcagaAAAGTGCTCTCCCATGGAGgggttga